A genomic stretch from Methanomassiliicoccales archaeon includes:
- a CDS encoding DNA-binding protein, whose protein sequence is MKYCEARQGRIFIIRLEDGEIIHESLEKFAFEHGISSAVLIIVGGAQRGNVVVGPSDPKARSIVPMLLPFSDVHELLGVGTIFLNENGYPISHIHGALGRNGDVIVGCLRKGVETWKVIEVVLIELTESDAIRKMDRSTGFELLDPGKSRSSEGASSNLPS, encoded by the coding sequence ATGAAGTATTGCGAAGCAAGGCAAGGACGTATCTTCATCATCAGGCTCGAAGACGGCGAAATCATTCACGAATCTTTGGAAAAATTCGCTTTCGAACACGGTATTTCTTCTGCAGTACTCATCATCGTCGGAGGAGCACAAAGGGGGAACGTTGTAGTGGGCCCTTCAGATCCTAAGGCCAGGTCAATCGTTCCGATGTTGTTGCCTTTTTCTGACGTGCATGAATTGCTCGGCGTTGGAACAATCTTTCTGAATGAAAACGGCTATCCAATCTCACACATTCATGGTGCTCTAGGAAGAAATGGCGATGTAATTGTTGGTTGCTTGAGAAAAGGTGTTGAGACATGGAAGGTGATCGAGGTCGTCCTGATCGAGTTGACAGAATCAGACGCGATTAGAAAAATGGATCGAAGTACGGGTTTTGAACTACTCGACCCTGGAAAATCACGCTCCTCTGAGGGTGCCAGCTCAAATTTGCCAAGCTGA
- a CDS encoding TCP-1/cpn60 chaperonin family protein produces MAGTPILILKEGTKRERGRDAQYNNIMAARAVADAVRSSLGPRGMDKMLVDSMGDVVITNDGVTILKEMDVQHPAAKMLVEVSKAQDEECGDGTTTAAVLAGELLKKALDLIDADVHPTIIAQGYRMAAQKATEILDSLAIPVRPDDKETLKKIAMTAMISKAVSASREHLANLAVEAVTTVAEQRDGKWVVDLKDNIQIVKKQGGSMEDTEIIKGIIIDKEPVHPAMPRKIEKAKIALVNGAMEIKKTEVEAKIQISDPSQMQAFLAEEENMLRKMVEYVKKAGANVLFCQKGIDDLAQHFLAKEKIFAVRRVKESDMEKLAKATGANIVNKFSELESSDLGTADLVEVRKIQEDEMTFVTGCKNPKAVSILVRGGTEHVVDEMERSLDDALNVVAVAIEDGKMITGGGSTAVELAMKLREYSATVSGREQIAIDAFAAALEVIPTALAENAGLDPIDILIELRKAHKSGEKHAGVNVFTGKITDMLKENVIEPLRVGRQAINSATDAAVMILRIDDVIAAKGETKSGTAGKGKEGGGGEEDLGD; encoded by the coding sequence ATGGCTGGAACACCGATACTTATCCTGAAGGAAGGTACCAAGAGAGAAAGAGGTCGTGATGCTCAGTACAACAACATCATGGCTGCAAGGGCCGTTGCGGATGCCGTGAGAAGTTCCCTGGGCCCGAGAGGAATGGACAAGATGCTGGTTGACAGCATGGGGGACGTTGTCATTACAAACGATGGTGTTACCATTCTCAAGGAGATGGACGTCCAGCACCCAGCTGCCAAAATGCTCGTGGAAGTCTCGAAGGCTCAGGACGAGGAGTGTGGCGATGGTACGACAACCGCTGCAGTTCTTGCTGGTGAGCTTCTCAAGAAAGCTTTGGACCTGATCGATGCAGATGTCCATCCGACGATCATCGCGCAGGGTTACAGGATGGCCGCACAGAAGGCTACTGAAATTCTCGATTCGCTTGCCATCCCAGTGAGACCCGATGACAAGGAGACTTTGAAAAAGATCGCAATGACAGCGATGATCAGCAAAGCCGTTTCGGCTTCAAGAGAACACCTTGCGAATCTAGCAGTCGAAGCAGTCACAACGGTTGCAGAGCAGCGGGACGGCAAGTGGGTTGTTGATTTGAAGGACAATATCCAAATTGTCAAGAAGCAGGGCGGCTCGATGGAGGACACGGAGATTATCAAGGGAATCATCATCGACAAGGAGCCAGTACATCCTGCAATGCCAAGGAAGATCGAAAAGGCAAAGATCGCGCTCGTCAACGGCGCAATGGAGATCAAGAAGACCGAGGTCGAGGCGAAGATTCAGATCAGCGACCCTTCCCAGATGCAGGCGTTCCTCGCTGAAGAAGAAAACATGCTCAGAAAGATGGTCGAATACGTCAAGAAAGCGGGTGCGAACGTCCTGTTCTGCCAGAAGGGAATTGATGATTTAGCTCAGCACTTCCTTGCGAAGGAGAAAATCTTTGCAGTTCGAAGGGTGAAAGAATCGGACATGGAAAAGTTGGCGAAAGCCACTGGCGCGAACATCGTTAACAAGTTCAGTGAGCTTGAGTCCTCCGATCTCGGTACCGCCGATCTCGTTGAAGTCAGAAAGATCCAGGAGGACGAGATGACCTTCGTCACAGGCTGCAAGAACCCGAAAGCGGTCTCGATTCTTGTTCGCGGTGGTACTGAGCACGTCGTCGACGAGATGGAGCGGTCACTCGATGATGCGCTGAACGTCGTCGCGGTCGCGATTGAAGACGGCAAGATGATCACTGGTGGTGGATCCACAGCTGTCGAGCTTGCGATGAAGCTGAGGGAATACTCTGCCACCGTGAGTGGTCGAGAGCAAATTGCGATCGATGCGTTCGCAGCGGCGCTTGAGGTCATTCCGACTGCTCTCGCTGAAAACGCCGGGCTGGATCCCATCGATATACTGATTGAGCTGAGAAAGGCTCACAAGAGCGGCGAAAAGCACGCGGGTGTGAACGTCTTCACGGGCAAGATCACAGATATGCTCAAGGAGAACGTCATCGAACCGCTGCGCGTTGGTAGGCAGGCGATCAACTCTGCGACCGATGCTGCTGTGATGATCCTAAGGATCGATGACGTCATCGCGGCAAAGGGTGAAACCAAATCTGGTACAGCCGGTAAAGGAAAGGAGGGTGGCGGCGGCGAGGAGGACCTCGGCGACTGA
- a CDS encoding rubrerythrin family protein: MVSDSALPDILAYQKTEITLYRFYARLADTIKEEKNKEILRKISNDELAHYEYWKKKSRRDVRPDRIRIVFYLMLSRLFGITFAIKLMERHEARAQQVYDAPSKDNPEVKRIVDDEMSHEEELIGLIDERRLQYTGAIVRGMNDGIVEITGEVAGLSFVFDESLIIGIIALITGSVGSLSLASSEYLAANWEEGHQTPIGSAAYTVAAYMLTILVLIWPLLIGFPPISALAIIIINAVILIFIFNYHLSVAKELKLGKRFGQMLLVSLGIAFISFVLGYMIKHVLHLEV, from the coding sequence ATGGTCTCTGATAGCGCTTTGCCAGATATTCTTGCATATCAAAAAACTGAGATTACATTGTATCGATTCTACGCACGTTTGGCTGACACCATCAAGGAGGAAAAAAATAAGGAAATTTTACGCAAAATTTCGAACGATGAATTAGCCCATTACGAGTACTGGAAAAAGAAATCCAGACGCGATGTCAGGCCTGATAGGATAAGGATTGTTTTTTATCTCATGCTTTCTAGATTGTTTGGCATTACCTTTGCCATCAAACTCATGGAGCGGCATGAGGCTCGGGCCCAGCAGGTCTACGACGCTCCTTCGAAAGACAATCCTGAAGTTAAGCGGATCGTTGATGACGAGATGTCCCATGAAGAAGAATTGATCGGTCTAATCGATGAGAGGAGACTCCAGTATACTGGGGCTATTGTACGGGGAATGAACGATGGCATTGTTGAAATAACTGGTGAAGTAGCGGGCCTCTCTTTCGTTTTTGATGAGAGTCTCATCATTGGCATCATTGCATTGATCACCGGTTCCGTCGGATCCCTGAGTCTCGCCAGTTCTGAATATTTGGCGGCGAATTGGGAGGAAGGGCATCAAACGCCCATCGGTTCCGCTGCGTATACCGTCGCCGCATACATGCTCACGATACTTGTGTTGATATGGCCACTTTTGATAGGATTTCCACCGATCAGTGCGCTCGCGATTATCATCATCAACGCGGTTATCCTCATTTTTATTTTCAATTACCATCTCAGCGTGGCCAAGGAGTTAAAACTCGGTAAGCGCTTCGGACAGATGCTTCTAGTGAGTCTTGGTATTGCGTTTATTTCCTTCGTGCTTGGATACATGATTAAGCACGTTCTTCATCTAGAAGTCTAG
- a CDS encoding archease, with amino-acid sequence MKYTIMNHTADTMIKAFGSSVEECFANVAYGMFDQIVDAEKIEPKIQYTFSIDGEDKESLLYNFLSELLYLFDAKRLLFSKFDIRIEGNNLTCTARGESFDPKKHSPKKEIKAVTYHMLKVDEVEHSATVLFDI; translated from the coding sequence ATGAAGTATACAATAATGAATCATACAGCGGATACGATGATAAAGGCATTCGGATCGAGCGTCGAAGAGTGTTTCGCAAATGTAGCTTACGGAATGTTCGACCAGATTGTTGATGCTGAAAAGATTGAGCCGAAAATACAGTACACGTTCAGCATCGATGGTGAAGACAAAGAATCGCTTCTTTATAATTTCTTGTCAGAATTGCTCTATCTTTTTGATGCAAAGAGATTGCTATTCTCAAAATTCGACATCCGGATTGAAGGCAATAATTTGACATGTACGGCGCGGGGAGAGTCGTTTGACCCGAAAAAACATTCCCCAAAAAAAGAGATCAAAGCCGTTACCTATCATATGCTGAAGGTCGACGAGGTTGAGCATTCGGCTACAGTTTTATTTGATATATGA
- a CDS encoding C_GCAxxG_C_C family protein produces the protein MDENASVDHAMECWSKGFNCAESVLRGVCFGLGIDLPPIAKMMATPFGGGMGRAENVCGALSGGIIAIGAALGRTDHSDDKFRSYMAARELHEEFLNRFGGTRCSELNFGDFITSQHRRRCTEFVKETTRMAFITILKRL, from the coding sequence ATGGACGAAAATGCAAGTGTGGATCACGCAATGGAATGTTGGTCAAAGGGGTTCAATTGTGCTGAATCTGTATTGAGAGGAGTTTGTTTCGGATTAGGAATCGATCTTCCGCCAATTGCGAAGATGATGGCAACTCCTTTCGGAGGTGGTATGGGCCGGGCGGAGAATGTTTGCGGAGCGTTATCTGGCGGTATCATTGCGATTGGCGCGGCGCTAGGGAGGACTGATCACAGCGATGACAAATTCAGGAGCTACATGGCTGCGAGAGAGCTTCACGAGGAATTTTTAAATCGTTTTGGCGGAACTCGATGCAGTGAGCTCAATTTTGGCGATTTTATTACGAGCCAGCACAGAAGAAGATGCACGGAGTTTGTTAAGGAAACAACGAGGATGGCATTCATCACGATCCTGAAACGCTTATAA
- a CDS encoding DUF835 domain-containing protein has protein sequence MQLESFALEKGCTYVIKEKIPNRAYRIFSDAISQGARGLIVTRIYPPKLKSKYEIRDSVIYWLTNVRMDIAIRPKDLEELSFKLEKFILANEGAIIIIDGLEYMITNNDFTTVLKFVQSLRDQVAIKNAILLISINPLTVEPHNLKLLEEEADYVI, from the coding sequence ATGCAGTTGGAAAGTTTTGCTTTGGAAAAGGGGTGCACATACGTCATCAAAGAAAAGATACCAAATAGAGCATACCGTATCTTCTCTGACGCAATTAGCCAGGGAGCACGTGGACTAATCGTTACTAGGATCTATCCTCCAAAGCTCAAAAGCAAATATGAAATCCGCGATTCCGTGATTTATTGGCTCACGAATGTCAGAATGGATATTGCGATTAGACCGAAAGATCTTGAAGAATTAAGCTTCAAACTTGAAAAATTCATCTTGGCGAATGAGGGCGCTATTATCATCATAGATGGGCTTGAATATATGATTACAAACAACGATTTCACGACAGTTCTCAAATTCGTACAATCCCTGAGAGATCAGGTTGCCATTAAGAACGCGATTTTACTAATTTCCATCAATCCGTTAACGGTTGAGCCACATAATCTCAAACTCCTCGAAGAAGAAGCGGATTATGTCATCTAA
- a CDS encoding DUF47 family protein, with the protein MKSIGLSDRDDTGKKKNVEKIRLTDVIFPPRYDFYGMLRDQAEITAKGVRVLLEWLKTDDLSEPQTLIVIEEEADKMRYAMESKLLEAFVTPFDRQDIYSISRQMDYILNYSLSTALEMKAFGVKTDEAIMKMAETLCEGTTILAAVINKMRFDKKAAESMIQEIRKREREIELTYIESMRHIFAMNDPISVLKKREIYHHLKDAGRTLGITVDILHRIILGID; encoded by the coding sequence ATGAAATCAATCGGTCTTTCCGATCGAGATGACACTGGCAAGAAGAAAAATGTTGAAAAGATCCGCCTTACTGACGTCATCTTTCCGCCTCGTTACGATTTTTATGGAATGCTTCGTGATCAAGCGGAGATAACGGCGAAGGGGGTCCGGGTACTCCTCGAATGGCTTAAGACGGACGATCTCAGCGAGCCTCAAACGCTTATAGTTATAGAAGAAGAAGCTGATAAAATGAGATATGCCATGGAAAGCAAACTGCTTGAAGCCTTTGTAACGCCCTTCGACAGGCAGGATATATATAGCATTTCCAGACAGATGGACTACATATTGAACTATTCTCTTTCGACGGCTCTGGAAATGAAGGCTTTTGGTGTGAAAACTGATGAAGCAATCATGAAGATGGCAGAGACTCTTTGTGAGGGAACAACAATCCTTGCGGCCGTGATCAACAAGATGAGATTCGATAAGAAAGCAGCCGAATCGATGATACAAGAAATAAGGAAAAGAGAGCGTGAAATTGAATTGACGTACATCGAATCGATGAGACATATTTTTGCAATGAACGATCCGATCAGCGTTTTGAAAAAAAGAGAGATCTATCATCATCTAAAGGACGCAGGAAGAACGCTTGGCATCACTGTCGATATTCTCCACAGGATAATATTAGGTATCGATTGA
- a CDS encoding inorganic phosphate transporter, with protein MGLLTSEVIVAFAIITAIIFAITNGLHDASSTVATLIGCRAATPYQAVVIASIANFLGAFLGGSAVAYTLQSLILIRSSEVIILSSLTAVSSALIWNIITWRYGLPSSSTHALIGGLVGAAVVAEGFNGVNWGVKAILGPQHEVVGLFKIILLMAISVLIGLIGGYVVMKLSKILLRNARRTINKPINKIQIITASLLSFSHGANDTQKQIAIIMIILVASGTTTTFESPLIVRASCALAMALGTLLGGWRIMKTLARKLYRLQPIHSLNSQAVSTASVLFSTAVGAPVSSTHVVSSSIIGIGAAENAKMIDWTLGKEMFVSWVVTLPLTMFISGFLYYIISIIL; from the coding sequence GTGGGTCTCTTAACATCCGAAGTGATCGTTGCGTTTGCCATCATCACGGCAATCATTTTTGCGATAACCAACGGTCTCCACGACGCAAGTTCGACTGTCGCAACGCTGATTGGTTGCAGGGCTGCGACCCCATACCAAGCTGTTGTCATTGCATCAATCGCGAATTTTCTTGGCGCGTTTCTTGGCGGTAGCGCGGTTGCATACACGCTCCAATCTCTCATCCTCATCAGGTCATCAGAAGTGATCATTCTATCATCATTGACCGCAGTATCAAGCGCTCTCATCTGGAATATCATTACCTGGCGATACGGTCTTCCCTCTTCGTCCACCCATGCCTTGATCGGCGGACTTGTTGGCGCGGCAGTTGTTGCTGAGGGTTTCAATGGCGTGAACTGGGGTGTGAAGGCTATCTTGGGGCCTCAACACGAAGTGGTCGGTCTTTTCAAGATTATCCTTCTAATGGCCATTTCCGTGCTCATCGGTCTCATCGGTGGATATGTCGTCATGAAATTGTCGAAAATCCTTCTACGAAACGCGAGGCGCACGATTAACAAACCCATCAATAAAATTCAAATCATCACAGCCAGCCTCTTATCATTTAGTCACGGCGCAAATGATACTCAGAAGCAGATCGCTATCATCATGATTATACTCGTGGCGAGCGGAACTACGACGACTTTTGAATCGCCGCTCATTGTGAGAGCTTCATGTGCTCTTGCGATGGCCCTCGGTACTCTGCTGGGGGGCTGGAGAATCATGAAGACGCTTGCGAGAAAACTCTATCGTCTGCAACCGATTCACAGTCTTAATTCTCAGGCTGTGTCGACCGCCTCTGTCCTTTTCTCAACGGCCGTAGGGGCTCCTGTATCCTCAACTCACGTCGTCTCATCAAGTATCATTGGCATCGGGGCTGCGGAAAATGCGAAAATGATTGATTGGACCCTCGGAAAAGAAATGTTCGTTTCCTGGGTTGTGACACTGCCTCTCACAATGTTCATATCGGGTTTTCTTTATTATATCATTTCAATCATTTTGTAA
- a CDS encoding ammonium transporter, producing the protein MDSGDTTWLIVSTGLVFIMTPAVAFFYGGMLRKANFLSMLGQSLIVVGIVTLIWVICGYSLSFGVDNSGLIGNLDHVFLKGVGLTPNETAPTIPSILFMMFQGMFAVITVALIIGSVAERMKLSSLVIFISVWTIAVYVPVAHWVWGGGWISDLGALDFAGGTVVHISAGVSSLAAALVLGKRITIEKGFQEPPHNIPMTVLGGALLWIGWFGFNGGSALAANGLAANALVVTHISAAVATLVWGLVSWVHTGRVSVLGLISGGIAGLVAITPAAGFVDASGAIVIGIGAGLICYAGIIIRKKVGFDDALDVWGVHGLGGTFGALATGLLATTAINPAGADGLLYGGGVDLFVAQLVSVIAVWAFTFILTTAILRAISLFMPLRMSKEEERIGADIIQHGESAYSLR; encoded by the coding sequence ATTGACAGTGGCGACACGACGTGGTTGATCGTCTCAACTGGTCTTGTTTTCATCATGACCCCCGCAGTTGCGTTCTTTTACGGTGGCATGTTGCGCAAGGCCAATTTTCTATCGATGCTTGGACAAAGTTTGATCGTCGTGGGAATTGTAACGTTAATTTGGGTTATTTGCGGATATTCGCTCAGCTTCGGTGTCGACAATTCTGGATTGATTGGTAATCTAGACCATGTCTTCCTCAAAGGAGTTGGATTGACGCCCAATGAAACAGCTCCAACGATTCCGAGCATCCTGTTCATGATGTTTCAGGGGATGTTCGCTGTCATTACTGTAGCTTTGATTATCGGAAGCGTCGCAGAAAGAATGAAATTGTCCTCTCTTGTCATTTTCATCAGCGTGTGGACGATTGCTGTCTATGTTCCAGTTGCGCACTGGGTATGGGGAGGAGGTTGGATATCTGATCTCGGAGCCCTTGATTTCGCAGGAGGTACGGTTGTTCACATCTCAGCGGGCGTTTCTTCTCTTGCGGCTGCACTAGTACTTGGAAAGAGGATTACAATTGAAAAAGGATTTCAGGAGCCACCACACAACATTCCAATGACAGTTCTCGGAGGCGCATTATTGTGGATTGGCTGGTTCGGATTTAACGGTGGAAGCGCACTGGCCGCTAACGGACTAGCCGCAAATGCGCTTGTGGTGACCCACATTTCAGCGGCGGTAGCCACTCTCGTATGGGGATTGGTAAGTTGGGTACACACTGGAAGAGTTAGTGTACTCGGCCTCATTTCTGGAGGCATTGCTGGACTTGTTGCTATTACTCCAGCTGCAGGTTTCGTCGATGCAAGCGGTGCAATTGTCATTGGTATTGGTGCCGGACTTATCTGCTATGCCGGAATTATCATCAGGAAAAAAGTCGGATTCGACGATGCTCTTGACGTCTGGGGTGTCCACGGATTGGGAGGGACATTTGGTGCCTTAGCTACTGGCCTCTTAGCAACTACGGCAATTAATCCAGCTGGTGCCGATGGGCTGTTGTACGGCGGCGGTGTCGACCTCTTTGTGGCCCAATTGGTTTCAGTTATTGCGGTTTGGGCATTCACGTTTATTCTTACAACTGCCATATTAAGGGCAATATCGCTTTTCATGCCACTGAGAATGAGCAAAGAAGAAGAGAGAATCGGCGCAGATATCATCCAACATGGAGAAAGTGCTTATAGCCTGAGGTGA
- a CDS encoding P-II family nitrogen regulator translates to MKKVEAIVRPEKLDQIKTALEKKGFSSMTVTDVLGRGEQGGLEFSHRAGKYRVDLLQKTKIEIVAQDSDIDIIIETIMTTARTGEIGDGKIFVFPVEETIRIRTGERCKY, encoded by the coding sequence ATGAAGAAAGTTGAAGCAATTGTAAGGCCAGAAAAGCTCGACCAGATAAAGACAGCACTCGAGAAAAAGGGATTCAGCAGCATGACAGTTACGGATGTACTAGGCCGGGGAGAGCAAGGAGGTTTGGAATTCAGTCATAGAGCAGGTAAGTACAGGGTGGATCTCTTGCAAAAAACGAAAATTGAAATCGTAGCACAGGACAGTGATATTGACATAATCATCGAAACGATAATGACCACAGCAAGAACGGGAGAAATTGGTGACGGTAAGATTTTTGTCTTTCCCGTCGAGGAAACGATAAGAATTAGAACAGGAGAACGCTGTAAATATTAA
- a CDS encoding phosphoribosylglycinamide formyltransferase: MALRLGWFSTGRDQAARNLLKAIMKKKEEGFFNIEIAFVFSNWEEGEEPDHPTYDDRRKFCDLVHQYEIPLVCLSWKKFMPDLRMKDKEGWRSAYGAKMREMISSYPFDLGVLAGYMLWMDNESCDLFNLINLHPALPRGPKGTWQQVIWELIVSRADKQGAMIHLCTHEWDEGPPLTFCSFSLKTPEYRSLWDQLEIKLAKMSIEEIIKNEGGNEPLFKKIRMDGEIREIPLLAYTIKFLADGKLRIVNRMLYENERPLTEPYDLTDLVDEAVRRKEFEV; this comes from the coding sequence ATGGCACTGAGGCTCGGTTGGTTTTCGACAGGTAGAGATCAGGCCGCAAGGAATCTGCTCAAAGCGATTATGAAAAAAAAGGAGGAGGGATTCTTCAACATCGAGATCGCGTTTGTCTTTTCCAACTGGGAGGAGGGGGAGGAGCCAGATCATCCTACATACGACGATAGAAGAAAATTTTGCGACCTTGTTCATCAATACGAGATCCCGCTTGTCTGCCTATCGTGGAAAAAATTCATGCCCGATCTTCGGATGAAAGATAAAGAGGGGTGGCGTAGCGCTTACGGTGCGAAAATGAGGGAAATGATTTCTTCATACCCATTCGATCTTGGTGTCCTTGCGGGCTACATGCTCTGGATGGACAATGAGTCGTGCGATCTCTTCAATTTAATTAACCTGCACCCAGCGCTTCCAAGGGGACCAAAAGGTACTTGGCAGCAGGTGATCTGGGAATTAATTGTTTCAAGGGCGGATAAGCAAGGAGCGATGATTCATCTATGCACGCACGAGTGGGATGAGGGGCCCCCGTTGACCTTCTGTTCCTTTTCTCTCAAAACTCCAGAATATCGATCACTGTGGGATCAATTGGAGATAAAATTGGCCAAAATGAGCATTGAGGAGATCATCAAGAACGAGGGGGGAAACGAGCCACTCTTCAAAAAAATTAGAATGGACGGCGAAATCCGCGAAATTCCACTGCTCGCGTATACGATAAAATTCCTCGCTGACGGCAAATTAAGAATCGTCAATCGAATGCTTTATGAAAATGAAAGACCTCTCACGGAACCGTACGATCTCACTGATTTGGTTGATGAAGCGGTTAGAAGAAAAGAATTTGAGGTGTGA
- a CDS encoding HAD hydrolase family protein, whose translation MEFDLLDDFIPGESRQFITDGEGPITKNDNAFELCAAFIENGEKFFSVVSKYDDVLSDVLHREGYKAGDTLRLILPFLKAFGATNQKMIEFSRSNILLVPGAKRTMRFVRELMQSFIVSTSYEHYVSAVCDAIGFPFENTYCTRVNLECCRIDSWEERTLKNYAREIAAMDIIEIPVNAKRIEDFSPKDQRTISRLDEIFWEEMTDLASYQLILEVNPVGGDEKAAAILDVCRRTGIGIEETMYIGDSITDVEALRMVREGGGLAISFNGNSYAVRNAEIAVLSPDTVVTSVIAETFHKGGRESVIDLVENWSIDYIRKVGYVHDYLVKELTRVFPEKLPIVTKVTPKNVGEIADLSSKFRKTVRGEAIGALG comes from the coding sequence TTGGAGTTCGATTTGCTTGACGATTTCATCCCGGGTGAAAGCCGCCAATTCATTACAGATGGAGAGGGACCAATCACGAAGAATGACAATGCATTCGAGTTATGTGCTGCTTTCATTGAAAACGGTGAAAAATTTTTCAGTGTTGTCAGCAAGTACGACGACGTTTTAAGTGATGTTCTGCACCGCGAAGGATATAAAGCGGGGGACACCCTCCGACTTATCTTGCCATTCCTGAAAGCGTTTGGCGCAACGAATCAGAAGATGATCGAGTTTTCAAGATCGAATATTCTCCTCGTCCCTGGTGCTAAACGCACGATGCGTTTTGTGAGGGAACTCATGCAGTCTTTCATTGTGAGTACGAGCTACGAACACTACGTGAGCGCGGTATGCGACGCGATTGGTTTTCCTTTCGAGAACACCTACTGCACGAGGGTCAATCTTGAATGCTGTCGCATTGATTCATGGGAGGAAAGGACGCTCAAGAATTATGCCAGAGAAATTGCAGCAATGGATATAATCGAGATCCCTGTCAACGCAAAAAGAATCGAAGACTTCAGCCCGAAAGATCAAAGGACGATCAGCCGACTTGATGAGATCTTTTGGGAGGAGATGACGGATCTCGCATCGTATCAACTCATTCTTGAAGTCAACCCTGTTGGTGGAGATGAGAAAGCGGCGGCAATTCTTGACGTATGCAGACGGACTGGTATTGGTATCGAGGAAACGATGTACATCGGGGATAGCATTACTGATGTCGAGGCATTAAGAATGGTCAGAGAGGGAGGTGGTCTTGCGATATCTTTCAACGGAAACTCATACGCGGTGAGAAATGCCGAAATTGCCGTTCTCTCCCCAGATACCGTTGTGACTTCCGTTATCGCAGAGACTTTTCACAAGGGGGGAAGAGAGTCAGTTATCGACCTCGTGGAAAACTGGAGCATCGATTACATTAGAAAAGTAGGGTATGTGCACGATTATTTAGTCAAAGAACTGACAAGAGTTTTTCCTGAAAAACTTCCAATTGTTACAAAGGTAACTCCAAAAAACGTTGGAGAAATCGCTGACTTAAGCTCTAAATTCCGGAAAACTGTGAGAGGAGAGGCGATTGGCGCTCTTGGCTGA
- the eif1A gene encoding translation initiation factor eIF-1A, protein MSADIPRKLEWRIHLNRQNQELEEDEELDDEQSEDVLRSPLPNRKEGEMFGIADQLLGASRIRVMCADGKARMGRIPGKIRKRMWIREGDLVIVKPWEFQDDKADIVYRYTKTQANYLSRKKILPKNLDVF, encoded by the coding sequence ATGTCAGCTGACATCCCAAGAAAATTGGAGTGGAGGATTCATTTGAATCGCCAAAACCAAGAGCTCGAGGAGGATGAAGAACTGGATGATGAACAAAGCGAGGATGTGCTTCGGTCTCCCCTTCCGAATAGGAAGGAGGGAGAAATGTTTGGAATAGCTGATCAACTCCTCGGGGCATCGAGAATCAGGGTTATGTGCGCCGATGGAAAAGCGAGGATGGGGCGCATTCCTGGAAAAATTAGAAAAAGAATGTGGATCAGAGAAGGCGACCTGGTCATCGTCAAACCATGGGAATTTCAGGATGACAAAGCGGATATCGTCTATCGTTATACAAAAACCCAAGCGAACTATTTGAGCAGAAAGAAAATCTTGCCGAAGAACCTTGATGTTTTCTAA